Proteins encoded together in one Coffea arabica cultivar ET-39 chromosome 2c, Coffea Arabica ET-39 HiFi, whole genome shotgun sequence window:
- the LOC113727078 gene encoding ADP,ATP carrier protein 1, mitochondrial-like: MMIDQTQYPTVAQKMAAKLHAPTTVKDLQACEGGFQKPYLHQRKFAYGNFANPAFKYQMLQSCQATQNLSMIASYASPVSVQAPSEKGFASFAIDFLMGGVSAAVSKTAAAPIERVKLLIQNQDEMIKAGRLSEPYKGIGDCFTRTVRDEGVVSLWRGNTANVIRYFPTQALNFAFKDYFKSLFNYKKDRDGYWKWFAGNLASGGAAGASSLVFVFSLDYARTRLANDAKAAKKGGERQFNGLIDVYRKTFASDGIAGLYRGFNLSCVGIIVYRGLYFGLYDSVKPVVLTGKLQDSFFASFALGWVITNGAGLASYPIDTVRRRMMMTSGEAVKYKSSLDAFTQIVKNEGVKSLFKGGAANILRAVAGAGVLAGYDKLQVLVLGKKYGSGGGA; the protein is encoded by the exons ATGATGATTGATCAGACACAATATCCCACTGTCGCTCAGAAGATGGCTGCCAAGCTCCATGCACCGACCACTGTTAAAGATCTTCAAGCCTGTGAGGGTGGTTTCCAGAAGCCTTATCTGCATCAAAGAAAATTTGCTTATGGAAACTTTGCAAATCCTGCATTCAAATATCAGATGCTACAGTCATGTCAAGCAACACAAAACCTGTCTATGATAGCATCATATGCATCTCCAGTTTCTGTCCAAGCCCCCTCAGAAAAGGGATTTGCCAGCTTTGCGATTGATTTTCTCATGGGAGGGGTCTCTGCTGCTGTATCAAAAACAGCTGCTGCTCCAATTGAGCGTGTGAAGCTATTAATTCAAAATCAGGATGAAATGATAAAGGCTGGTCGGCTTTCAGAACCATACAAGGGGATTGGTGACTGTTTCACACGAACAGTCCGGGATGAAGGTGTTGTTTCTCTCTGGAGAGGCAACACTGCTAATGTTATTCGTTACTTCCCTACTCAG GCTTTGAATTTTGCATTCAAAGATTACTTCAAGAGTTTGTTTAACTATAAGAAAGACAGAGATGGATACTGGAAATGGTTTGCTGGAAACTTGGCATCAGGTGGTGCAGCTGGTGCTTCTTCCCTCGTCTTTGTCTTTTCCCTGGACTATGCCCGAACTCGATTGGCAAATGATGCCAAGGCTGCAAAGAAGGGAGGAGAGAGGCAGTTCAACGGCTTGATTGATGTCTACCGTAAGACCTTTGCTTCTGATGGCATTGCTGGACTTTATCGGGGATTCAATCTTTCTTGTGTTGGAATCATTGTTTATCGTGGTCTCTATTTTGGACTGTATGATTCTGTGAAGCCAGTGGTCCTCACTGGCAAGTTGCAG GATAGTTTCTTTGCTAGCTTTGCCCTTGGTTGGGTGATTACGAATGGTGCTGGCCTTGCGTCTTATCCAATTGATACTGTCCGAAGAAGAATGATGATGACATCTGGTGAGGCAGTGAAGTACAAAAGCTCCCTAGATGCATTTACTCAGATCGTGAAGAATGAGGGTGTAAAGTCTCTCTTCAAGGGAGGTGCTGCAAACATCTTACGTGCTGTTGCTGGTGCTGGTGTGCTTGCTGGCTACGACAAACTGCAAGTGCTTGTCTTAGGAAAGAAGTATGGATCTGGCGGTGGTGCTTAA